In the genome of Nocardia sp. NBC_00416, one region contains:
- a CDS encoding ATP-binding protein, whose protein sequence is MDPVRNPYAPGAGQRPPELAGRGKQLDAFDIVLERIARGRPERSVMLTGLRGVGKTVLLNQLRSAAVSRGWGTGKIEARPDQELRRPLSSALHMAARAIAKTHRNPERVDDFLGILKAFALRATADRGMRERWQPGIDVPAVTGRADSGDIEIDLVELLMEAAALAQDVGAGIAVFIDEMQDLGAADISAICGACHELSQDTAPLIVVGAGLPHLPAVLSASKSYSERLFSYHRIDRLDRESADLALIAPAEREDVKFSDEALTSLYRKADGYPYFVQAYGKATWDQAPGSPISAEDVEVAAPTAEEELAVGFFGSRYERATPAEREYMRAMADLSGDDGPVATSAVATELGRKPASLSPARDGLIKKGLIYSAERGTIGFTVPHFGRYLRGAAT, encoded by the coding sequence ATGGACCCCGTGCGGAACCCGTATGCGCCCGGCGCAGGTCAGCGTCCACCCGAACTTGCGGGTCGCGGCAAACAGCTCGACGCGTTCGATATCGTGCTCGAACGGATCGCCCGGGGCCGGCCGGAACGCAGTGTCATGCTGACCGGGCTGCGCGGTGTCGGGAAGACGGTCCTGCTCAATCAGTTGCGCTCGGCAGCAGTTTCGCGCGGCTGGGGCACCGGCAAGATCGAGGCCCGCCCCGACCAGGAACTGCGGCGGCCGCTGTCCTCGGCCCTGCACATGGCGGCGCGTGCCATCGCGAAGACACACCGCAATCCGGAGCGGGTCGACGATTTCCTGGGAATTCTCAAGGCATTCGCCCTGCGCGCGACCGCGGACAGGGGGATGCGGGAACGGTGGCAGCCGGGTATCGATGTACCGGCGGTGACCGGGCGCGCCGATTCCGGCGATATCGAGATCGATCTGGTGGAGCTGTTGATGGAGGCCGCGGCGCTGGCCCAGGATGTCGGCGCGGGGATCGCCGTGTTCATCGACGAGATGCAGGACCTGGGCGCCGCCGATATCTCGGCGATCTGCGGCGCGTGCCACGAGCTCAGCCAGGACACGGCGCCGTTGATCGTGGTCGGGGCGGGTCTCCCGCATCTGCCGGCCGTTCTGTCGGCGTCGAAGAGCTACTCCGAACGACTGTTCAGCTACCACCGCATCGATAGGCTGGACCGGGAGTCGGCCGACCTGGCGTTGATCGCGCCGGCCGAACGCGAGGACGTGAAATTCTCCGACGAGGCCCTCACATCGCTCTACCGCAAAGCCGACGGCTACCCCTATTTCGTGCAGGCCTACGGCAAGGCGACCTGGGATCAGGCGCCGGGCAGCCCCATCAGCGCCGAGGACGTCGAGGTCGCGGCGCCGACCGCGGAGGAGGAACTGGCGGTCGGTTTCTTCGGTTCCCGATACGAACGCGCGACCCCCGCCGAACGCGAGTACATGCGGGCGATGGCGGATCTGTCCGGCGACGACGGCCCGGTCGCCACCTCGGCGGTCGCCACCGAACTGGGCCGCAAACCCGCCTCGCTGTCGCCGGCGCGCGACGGTTTGATCAAGAAGGGCCTCATCTACTCCGCCGAACGGGGCACGATCGGTTTCACGGTCCCGCATTTCGGCCGATACCTGCGCGGTGCGGCGACATGA